ACTCCTCGAGAAGCTCCACTTCTCCCCCATCCGCTCCGCCCTCGCCCTCGCCCCCTTCCGATCCTTCTCCGCCACCGAGACCCGCGACGTCGCCGGAGATACAAGAACCCTCGACATCGACCGCCGCACCGACGTCTCCCCCgccccccgccgccgccgccgccgccgtggcGATCTCTTCCCTAGCTTCTTCTCCGGtactcctcatcttcttcctcccccttTTGTCCGATCACGGGTTGGTTAATCTCGTCTGACTCTCTTCATTTTGGGGTCCAGATGCGTTCGATCCGTTCAACCCGACGCGGAGTCTGAGCCGGGTGTTGAACCTGATGGACCAGATGGCGGAGAGCCCGTTCGCGACAGCGTGGGGGACGCGGGCGGGGTGGGAcgcgagggaggaggaggacgcgCTGTACTTGAGGGTCGAGATGCCGGGGCTGGGGAAGGAGGACGTGAGTGTGACGGCGGAGCAGAACACGCTGGTGATAAAGGGGGAGGgcggggaagaagaggaggggaagggcgaagaggaggggagggggcggAGTAGGTACAGCAGCCGGATCTATCTGCCGCCGAATTTGTACAAGATAGACGGGATCAGGGCGGAGATGAAGAACGGGGTGCTCAAGGTGGTGGTTCCCAAGGTGAAGGACGAGGAGCGCAAGGACGTGGTCCAGGTCCAGATcgagtgaagagagagagagtgtgtatTTGCTAGCTTTTCTCCGTTTGCTACTTTGCTTGTTATGGTATGTTGTAGCCTTTTTGCGACTTTGTTCGAAGTCGCTGACGCGAAAAGCCTTTCGAGCATGTCCGTAGTATAAGGGTTTGGTATGTCCAATTTCTAATGCTATCTCTTTTAACTCAAGCATGCGAGTATCCTTGAAAGAGCCCAGCCATCCTTTTGCTGATTATccatgtaatatatatatatatatatatatatatatatatatatatatatatatatatatatatatatatatatatatatattattgtatTAGATTCAGTGCGTCAAAGTTTGCTGCTCAGACTAGCTTTTAGTTTCTTTCAATAAGTATTTGTGGAAAATAGGATGCAGAGGTCAGTAGTTACATATTCCTCTATTTTCCATTAATTTATATAATTGTTTATAGATATTTTAGATCActtaatctatttttttttaaaaaataatccaTCTTTCATGTTCGTCCCAATTATTGaactttattttgaaatttaaaaacaaatatatatattttacctttcttattttctttttttaatttttacaaattttatttttttttgggacgTGCATTGTACGGTGTTTTGTATATATTATGGGTATTAATTGGTATTTTATCAAAAGTTTCTACCAATCTATCTTTATATAATTCTTTTGAGTTCTTTTGAATGATATACTTAGAGGGTGGATGCAGGGCCGACGGTTTTCCCACATTTATATATGAGATTGGTGATTATTGGACCAAGCTGCTCCTTATTAGAATCAATGGAAAAAATAACTATAAGATGAATATCTTGCTCCGTGTCAGTCATCCAATAATGACAAAGTTGCGGTGGTAAGAATAAACTTATCTATAACAAGCTACACTAAAAAATGGTGTGATAGCGCAAATGGCTATAAAAATGATTGGTATGGAATTTATGAAGGTTTCAAATTTGTTGATATAGCACTATCCAATTATGAAACGCTGAGGAGTGTTTATGACAATATTCAAATTATCAAGTTCATCAGGGGAAGCTtgaaaatttcatatttttattttgtgacAAGTAATTcagaattttattttaaagtATAAAAAAAGAATGAATCAACAAAAGTTGGTTTTTAGTGGAAAGTTAAGCAAAGAGTAATTGCCCATTGTTTCCTTTATCTATAGCCACACAAGAATCAATGGGAGAAAGAATGGAAGCGCCAACTCCTCCTGTCTTAGGAGGCAAATTTTTTAGTATTTAAGTTgatttgatcttttttttctttttctttttggtgaaAATAGGCATACATAACGACAGATCACGGCCgtattattaataatttatgGTAAAAATAGATTTCAATCTAGTGCTCGAAAATAATATTCGGAAGCCTGCAAGTCTGAGTTAATGATTAAAACCGTCATTTCAAAAGCTTAAATAGTAATCATTATTTCAtcacatattttattataatgatTTTCGTAGAGCAAGGACTACTATTTTTGTGCTGATTGTTGGTTTGGGTACAAACCTAATCGACCTAGTCCAAGTTTGATGGGATGAATAATGCACGAGTTAAAAATTTAAGCAGATGAGATCTggctattattattaaataattctCGCAAACCCAAGGGAAAGAGTAGACAAACATGGCCTTGTCTTATGTTTGTTTGGATTGGGTTTGGAATCATTCCTTTCATGTTGGTGGGACTGGATCTTATCAAGTTCAACCAATCCAATCTCTATTTAACTGACCTTTTACAGCGTGATACAAATTTTTACTGCTTTGATCCACAATCACCTACATGCAGATTACTTTCAAGGGAGGTGCATCTTGTGGTGCAGTATAAATTAATAGAAGTTGGCGAAGCAATCTCCATCAGATAGGACCGCAATCATTCATCTGTTCATCGCATGCATTGTAATTAAATCTATTTGTTTGATTCTAAATTAAAGGGTTTAGAAGCTTTTGTGGGAGACAAGTGGAGGAGCATGAAGTGTGTTATTTTGCGACCTATGCTATTACAATTATTAAAAAAGATGGGCTAAAATGAGCCAAATGTTTTTAGCTTAGCTTGACATTATTTTTTAGCCTAAAATGTTGGTCCAAGCTCGTTCAATTTAGTTTAACCAAGGTTGAACATAGCGTATTCTTAGTTGAGCTTGAGTCAGGCCCGAGCTATTCCTCAACTTTGCAACCCTTACCAATACCTGCTTTGATTCAAAGCTCCAAATCAAAAATATCCATCCCAAAAACCTTTAAATTAGTCAAGAAAATGCTTATCATGTTAGCTTATCCAACGTTCATAGATTTCAATTGGTTAGGTTCAGATCAGGTTTGGTTTTATCCATACGATGAAAACAATCACTACCTCAATTGAAAAAAACTCTATACTCATATCcaattttggaccaaaataggTAGGGTGTAGAGTTAGATTACAGATAGAAATCATGTGTCCAAAAAGTTATTTGgtaatatttttgaattttttccaaaatatttaATGCACTCAAAAATACTATCCTGTGaaacataaaaatataaaagaactaaaaattGTATCTAAAGTAGGTTCCTAGTCAactattatttttgttatttatgCCATCAAAGAATATGgagaataaaatattttaaaaatcaagtttagtataaatattaaaatacaattaatatATTACAAAAAGTTCacgacaaaaatatatttatttttactttgATAATTAAAATGAAAAATTGACAGCTATAAACATGTGTGCGTATTTATAAGTTTATACATAtgagtatatgtgtatatatatttatataatgcatATAATTTGACCGGTTTTGGGTTTTGGATAATGCATTTATATAAATCCAAACACAATTCAACGAGGTTCGGATCTAATTTTAAAATCCAAATTCAATCTAATATttactaaatttatttttaatttaaaatttatatctGAAGTTAGTTTAACCTACCACGGCTCCAGCGACCGCGAGGGGAGTATATTTTCGTccagtatttttttttgagggtcAATCTTTCCGTATACTCCTGGGAGGTTTTAACGGACTCCACACTCGGGAGCGAGAGACCAGAGCCTAGAGGGCGTGCTCCAAGCGGGATCTAGTCACTCTCCTCGGCTGCTCTTGCTCTTCTCCACTTCTCTCTTCTACTACTCTCGTGGTGCGGCGACGGCTGCGATGGCGGCCGGCGGCGAGAAGATCGACTACGTGTTCAAGGTGGTACTCATCGGGGACTCGGCGGTGGGGAAGTCCCAGATCCTGGCCCGCTTCGCCCGCAACGAGTTCAGCATCGACTCCAAGGCCACCATCGGGGTTGAGTTCCAGACCCGGACACTCGTCATCCAGCACAAGAGCGTCAAGGCCCAGATCTGGGACACCGCCGGCCAAGAGAGGTACCTCCTTCCAAACCCTAGACGTCTAATCTGGTTCTGGTTCTCTTCCTTCCTCGTGTCCGTTCCCATTTTGTCTTCTTTCTTGCGCAACTCCTTAGATCCAATACTGGCTTGTTGTCTCTTGGTGTCCCTTGCGTTTGAATCTAGGTGGTCGTGCTTAATGGTTGAGTTCTTTGCTATGTGTTTGGTTTTGCGGTCCGGAAGCTTCTTGATCCTGTTGAATTTTAGATTTGAGTGCCCTTGAGAGTTTTTTGTGAAACAAGGGCAGCCTATTGATCCAATGCTTTAATTTtgactgcttttttttttagtgtttTTGCTGTCTTTAATGCTCGAGTTAT
This is a stretch of genomic DNA from Phoenix dactylifera cultivar Barhee BC4 chromosome 9, palm_55x_up_171113_PBpolish2nd_filt_p, whole genome shotgun sequence. It encodes these proteins:
- the LOC103701772 gene encoding heat shock 22 kDa protein, mitochondrial-like, which encodes MAAKIAFPVSKLLEKLHFSPIRSALALAPFRSFSATETRDVAGDTRTLDIDRRTDVSPAPRRRRRRRGDLFPSFFSDAFDPFNPTRSLSRVLNLMDQMAESPFATAWGTRAGWDAREEEDALYLRVEMPGLGKEDVSVTAEQNTLVIKGEGGEEEEGKGEEEGRGRSRYSSRIYLPPNLYKIDGIRAEMKNGVLKVVVPKVKDEERKDVVQVQIE